From the Micromonospora echinofusca genome, the window TCTGATGCGCGCACTGCGGTTGCCGGGCTGGAAGTCCGAGCCCGAGTTGGTCGAGGTCGACGAGCCGACCCCCGGCCCGGGTCAGGTGGTGGTGAAGATCGGCGGTGCCGGGGCCTGCCACTCCGACCTGCACCTGATGCACGACTTCGAGGCCGGCGCGGTGCCCTGGAACCCGCCGTTCACCCTCGGCCACGAGAACGCCGGCTGGGTGCACGCGCTGGGCGACGGGGTCACCGGGCTGACGGTGGGCCAGCCGGTGGCCGTGTACGGGCCGTGGGGCTGCGGCACGTGCACCCGCTGCCGGGTGGGCGTCGACCCGTACTGCGAGAACGTCGCCGAGGCTCCGGTGCCCGGCGGGGGCGGCGGCCTCGGCCTGGACGGCGGCATGGCCGAGTACCTGCTGGTGCCGCAGGCCCGGCAGGTGGTGCCGCTGCCCGACGGGCTCGACCCCGTGCTGGCGGCGCCGCTGACCGACGCGGGGCTCACCCCGTACCACGCGATCCGCCGTTCCTGGGCGAAGCTCGGCCCGACCAGCACCGCCGTGGTGATCGGCGTGGGTGGGCTCGGGCACGTCGGCGTGCAGATCCTCAAGGCCACCACCGCGGCGCGGGTGATCGCGGTGGACACCCGCGAGGAGGCGCTGCGGCTCGGCGAGGAGTGCGGCGCCGATCTGACCATGCTCTCCGGCGCGGACACCGCCCAGGAGATCCGCCAGGCCACCGGCGGCCGGGGCGCCGACGTGATCCTGGACTTCGTCGGCGCCGACCCCACCCTCGCGCTCGGCGCCGCCGCCGCCCGCACCGTCGGCGACCTCACCATCGTCGGCATCGGCGGCGGCACCCTGCCGGTGGGCTTCTTCTCGGTGCCGTACGAGGTGAGCATCCAGACCACGTACTGGGGCAGCCGGCCGGAACTCATCGAGGTGCTCGAACTGGGCGCCCGGGGCCTGGTGAAGCCGAAGGCCACCACCTTCTCGCTGGACGAGGCGGTCGACGCGTACCGGAAGATGGCCGACGGCACGCTGGAGGGCCGGGCCGTCGTCGTGCCGTGACCACCGCGACCCTAGAGTGATCATGTGGTCGCGGCGCTGGAGCTCTACCTGGACACCGACGCCACCCGACGGATCCGGGTGCTCTGGGACGCGCTGGAGTCCGAGGGCGTGCAGAGCATGCGGTCGCTGCTGGAGCAGCGTCACCGGCCGCACGTCTCGCTCGCCGTCGCGCCCCGCTTCGATCCGGAGCGGGTCGCGGCGGCGCTGCGCGGGACGGTGGTGGCCGCGCCGCTGCGGCTGAGCTTCGAACACGCCGGGCAGTTCGTCGGCCGGGTCCTGTGGCTGGGCCCGACCCCCACCGTCGAGCTGCTCGCGCACCACGCGCGGGTGCACGGCCGGCTCGCCGAGGCCGGCATCCCGCTGGTCGAGCACTACCAGCCGGGGCGTTGGGTGCCGCACTGCACGCTGTCGATGCGGGTGCCGAACGTCCTGATGGCCGCCGCCGTACGCCGCTGCCTGGAGGTCCTGCCGCTGGAGGCGACCGTGGTCGGCGCCGCCCTCACCGACCACGCCCGGGGCATCTCCCACCCGCTGCCGTAGCCGGGCCGCCCCGATGCCACCGACGTCGTCGCCGTCGGTGGCATCCGCACGAGCCGGACCGACCGGCCGCTTGTCCGCGTCACGCCCGGGGGTGGATCCTGTAGGGAATCGACAGAAACGAATCTTTGGAGGTTCGATGCGTCGTTTCCCGCTCGCCCTGCTCCTGCTCGCCGCGCTGCTGCTCGGCCTGTCGGCGCCCGCCCACGCCGCCCCCACCCCCACCCCCGCCGACGCCGACGCCGACCGCGCCGCGACCGCGCTCGCGCAGATCCGCACCACCGGCACCGCCTGGGGCATCGACCCCGCGACCGGCCGGATGACCCTGACCGTCGACGACACCGTCTCCGCCCGGGACGTGGCCGCGCTGCGGGCGACCGCCGCCCGGGCCGGTGCGGTGCTCCGGCACGAGCCGGGTGAGCTGCGGCTGCTCATCGCCGGCGGTCAGGCGATCTACGGCGGCGGCGGCCGGTGCTCCCTCGGCGCCAACGTCCGCAGCGGCAGCACCTACTACTTCGTCACCGCCGGGCACTGCACCGCCGCCGGCGCGACCTGGTACGCCAACAGCGCGCAGACCACCGTGCTCGGCAGCCGGGTGGGCAGCAGCTTCCCCGGCAACGACTACGGGCTGGTCCGCTACACGAGCCTGGTCGCCCACCCCAGCGCCGTCTACACGTACCCCGGCCTCGTCACGATCAACGGTGCCGGCAACGCCTACGTCGGCCAGACGGTCTGCCGCAGCGGCTCCACGACCGGCGTCCGCTGCGGCACGGTCACCGGCCTCAACGTGACCGTGAACTTCGCCGACGGCGCCGTCACCGGGCTGATCCGGACCAACATCTGCGCCGAGCCGGGCGACAGCGGCGGGCCGCTCTACGTCCCCGGCACCGGCGTCGTCCTCGGCATCCTCTCCGGCGGCAGCGGCAACTGCACGACCGGCGGCACCACGTACTACCAGCCGATCGTCGAGATCCTGGCCGCGTACGGCGTGACGATTCCCTGAGCCGGCACGCGCCCGGCCCGACCCGTACGACGGGCCGGGCCGGGCGCGGCGGGGTCAGCCCTTGCGGCCGGTGGTGGCGATGCCCTCGACGAAGTGCCGCTGGGCGAGGAAGAACAGCACCAGCATCGGCACGGTCGCGATGACGCTGCCCGCAAGCACGATCTCCCACTGCTGCTCGCCGCCGTAGCCGAAGCGGTCCAGCACCACCTTGAGCCCGCGCGGGAGGGTGTACAGCTCCTCGTCGCGCAGGTAGATCAGCGGCTTCATCAGGTCCGTCCAGCTCGCCTTGAACTCGAAGATGAAGGCCACCAGCAGGGCGGGCCGGATCAGCGGGAAGGCCAGCTTCCAGAACAGCTGCGGGTAGCTGGCCCCGTCGACCCGGGCCGCCTCGAAGTACTCGCGCGGCAGCGAGAGCAGGAACTGCCGCAGCAGGAAGATGTAGAACGCCGAGCCGAACAGGTTGCCCGCCCACAGCGGCACCTGCGTGCCGGTCAGCCGCAGTTCCGTCCAGATCAGGTACGTCGGGATCATGGTCACCGCGAACGGCAGCATCATCGTCGCGAGCACCAGACCGAACAGGACATCGCGCCCCGGGAACCGGAAGTACGCGAAGCCGAACGCCACCCACGCGCTGGACAGGGTCACCGCGAGCGCCGCCGCCGTGCCCACCACCACGCTGTTGAACAGCCAGGTGACCATCGGCACCGCCTGCCACGCGTCGGCGTAGTTCTCCGGCGCGAACGGGGTGGGCAGGAACCCGCCGGAGAAGACGTACTCGCGGGGCCGCAGCGAGGCGCCGATCAGCCAGACGAACGGCAGCATGAACACCACGGCGGCGCCGACGAGCGCGACCACGAACAGCACCCGCTGCCACAGCGGGCGACCGCTCTCCTCGGCCGCCGCCCGCCGGTCGGCGCCTCCCGGCGCGCTCGCGGGTACGGGCGCGGCGACGGCCCGCTCCACCGTGGCCGTCACGGCTGGTCCCCCTCGTAGTACACGAACCGGTTGCCGAGCTTCACCTGCACCAGCGTGATGATCAGGATGATCACGAAGAGCAGCCAGGCCATCGCCGAGGCGAAGCCCATGTGCAGGAACTGGAACGCCTCCTGGAACAGGTGGATCACGTAGAACGACGCGGCGTCGCTGTTGAACGATCCCTGCGTCTGCCGGTTGCCGAAGTACATGGTGTAGACCTCGGTGAACATCTGAAGCGACGAGATGGTGTTGACGATCAGCGTGAAGAACAGCGCTCCCGAGATCATCGGCAGCGTCACGTGCCGGAACCGGGCCCAGCCGCCGGCGCCGTCGATGCTCGCCGCCTCGTACAGGTCGCGCGGCACGTTCTGCAGGGCGGCCAGATAGATGATCACGGTGGAGCCGAGGCTCCACAGGCCCATCAGGACGATGCCGGGCATCACCCAGTCCGGGTCGGTGGTCCAGCTCGGGCCGTCGATCCCGACCAGGGCGAGGCCGCGGTTGATCAGGCCGTCCTGGGTGTTGAGCAGGAGCAGGAACAGGATGCCCACGGCCACCGCCGGGGTCATCACCGGCAGGTAGAAGACGGTACGGAAGAAGCCCTGCAACCGCCCCACCCGCTTGAGCAGCAGCGCCAGCCCCAGCGAGATCGCCATCACCAGCGGCACGTGCAGGAGCGTGTAGTACACGGTGTTGCCCAGGCTGCGCGCCACCATCGGGTCGGCCATCAGCTCCCGGTAGTTGTCCAGGCCCGTGTACCGGGGGGCGTTGATGGCGTCGTACTCGGTGAGGCTCAGCCAGGCGCTGGCGATCATCGGCCCGGCGTTGAAGATCAAAAACCCGACGATCCACGGCGCCAGGAAGAGGTACGCCCAGCGCGCCTCCCGCCGGGCCAGCGGCGTACGACGCCGCCGGCCCGTGGGAGCGGGGACGGTGGTGGTGGCCATCCCCCGGGGCCTACTTCGAGGCCTTGTCGAGGGCGGCGGTCGCCTCCTGCTGGGCGCGGGCCAGCGCCTCCGCCGGCTGCGCCTGACCCGAGAGGACCCGGTTGACCGCATCCGTCCAGGCCTTGTCGAACTCGGCGCCGGCGGGCGAGGCCGGCATCGCGAACGCGGCGTCCTGCACGGAGCGGATGGTGGCCACCGCGTCGTCGAAGCGCTTGTTGCCGATGGGCTGGTACAGCTCGTCGAAGATCCGCTTGTCGGCGGCGACGTTGCCCGTGTAGACGCCGGTGAACGGCTGGCCGGCGGCCTTGCGCGCGTCGGCGCGGGCCTTGGCGGCGGCGACCCAGGTGTCGGTGGCGGTGACCTTCTTCATGAACGCGCACGCGGCGTCCGGGTTCTTCGCACCCTTGGGGACCACCCAGGCCAGCCCGGAGGAGAGGGTCACCGGCCTACCCTGCCGGTCCACGAACGGCTTGACCACCAGTTCGGCCTTCGGGGTGTTCTTGGCGGCCTGGTTGAGGAACCACTCCTCCATGGGCCAGGCGACGATCTGGTTCTTCGCGAGCGGGTTCTGCGCGCCGAAGAAGTCGAAGGTGTCCCGGAAGGACTTGAACTTGCCCCAGCCGGCCTGGTCCTGGATCAGCCTGACCCCGGTGGTGAGCGCCTCGACCACCTTCGGGTCGGCGAGGTTGGCCTTCGTGCCGTCGGCGGAGAGCATGTCGACACCGTTGGCCTTGGCCCACATCGGCAGGAACTCGGGGATCTTCGGGTCGATGCCGATGCGGGAGAGCCGGCCCCCGGAGACGGTGGCGAGCCTGGCGTTGAGCGCGGGCAGCCCGGCCCAGTTCGCGAGGTCGACGTCGTCGACGGTCAGGCCCTTCTGCCGCAGCAGCGCCTCGTTGAGATAGATCACCCGGACGCTGGAGAACTCGGGGACGCCGTAGACGGTGCCGTCGAGGGTGACCTGTTCCTTCGCCGCCGGCCGGTACTGCCCCATGTCGATGTCCTGCTTGTCGACGCAGTCGGTCAGCGGTTGGATGGAGCCGCGCTTGGCGTAGGTGCCGATCAGCTTGCGGTCCATGTAGACCAGGTCGGGCGGGTTGCCGGAGGCGACGGCGGAGAGGAACTGCTGCTCGTCGAAGGCCCCCTCGGTGATCTTCAGGTCGACGCCCGGGTTGTCGCGCTTGAACGCGTCGACGCGCGTGGTCGCGATCTCGTCGGAGAGGCCGAAGCCCATCGTGGACAGGGTGCCCTCGGTGGCGGTACCACCGCCCTCGTCGCCGTCCCCGCCGACGCCTCCGCATCCGCTGACCGCCAGGGCGAGCACCCCGACGAGCGCGGCAGCACGCACCATCCGTGTCATTGACTCTTCCTCCTGCCGATCGGCGGGCGCCGATGCCCGCTCCGACCGGCACTTCTCCGGTCAACGCCCGCGCTAAACGTCTTTCAAGGAGGAATTGGCGTTTGTGGGAGACCCGGGTCGAAACGGGGCGCGTCCGCAACGACGCCGCCGGGCGGCAGTTGCTCAGGCGGCCCGGGGGGTGAGGAGGTAGTCGTCGGCCTCGGGGCTCCACCGCAGGTCGATGACGCCGCTGGTGGCGGCCGCCTTGCAGAACTGGAGGAAGCTGCGGTAGCCCAGCTTCTTCTCGCTGAAGTCCGGCCGCGCCCGGCGCAGCTGGTTCTTCAGGCCGGAGAGGGCCACCGCGCCCTCGTCGCCGACGAGGTCCGCCACCACCGAGCCGAGCAGCCCGAACGCCACCTCGCGGTCGCCGTGCTCGGGCAGGGACACCTCGGGGTCGCCCTTGGCGGGCCCCTCCGCCAGCTCGACCACGTTGTGCCCGGCGAGGTGCCGCAGCAGCTCCCCGAAGGTGCGGAACCCGTAGTCGGACTCGCTGAACGTCGGATCCTTGCGCAGCAGGGTGCGCTTCAACGTCGAGGCGGTCACCTCGCCGCTCGAACTGCCCTGGAGGCCGGCGACGGTCTGGGCCACGAGCACGGCGAGCGTGTCGACGTCCCGGGCGGCCTCCTCGGCCGCCGGCGGCGCCTCGGGCTCGGGCTCGGGCTCCTGCTCCACCCGCGGCACGTCTGGGCTGGGCAGGCGGGCCGGGCGGCCGCGCCGGACCCGGGCGGGAGGGATGTCGACGCCCTCCAGCCGGTCGTAGTAGAGGAACTCGTCGCACGCGGGCGGCAGCAGCGCCGAGGTCGAGTTCTCCACTCCGACGCCGATGACGCGCTTGTTCAGCTCGCGCAGCTTGTGGACCAGCGGAGTGAAGTCGCTGTCGCCGGTGCAGATGACGAAGGTCGAGATGTAGCCGCGCTCGAAGGCCAACTCCACGGCGTCCACGGCCATCTTGATGTCGGCGGCGTTCTTGCGCGACGCCCCCATCCGCTGGGGAATCTCGATGAGCTCGACGTGCGAGCGGGTGAGCATCCGCCGGTCCTCGTCGAAGTAGGACCAGTCCGCGTACGCCCGGCGCACCACCACCCGGCCGCGCTCGGCGAGGGCGTCGGCGATGGGGCGGAAGTCGAAGGTCACCCCGCCGAGGTGGTCGCGGGCCCCCAGCGCGAGGTTCTCGTAGTCGAGGAAGAGGGCGATGCGGTCTTCGTGATCCACGCAGGTCAGCCTACCCCCGGCGAGCGCCGGGCAGCCCGGTCCGTCGCCGCCCGGCGCGGTGCCCGCCGGGTGCTGGCGACCCTGACCTACCTGCGTGCCGCCCCGACGCCCGGGTAGCATGCTCCGGCCGGTGCTCCGCCCGGTGGTCAGGTACGCGCCGACGAGGTGCTGGCCGAAAGTTGCGCTCCCGCTCTCCCGGCGTTCACGCCCGCACCGCTAGCATCGCTGCTCATGAATATGAGGAGCAGTGCCCGCTCGGGGCCCAGAAGGCTGGCGATGGCGTTCGCGCTGGCCGTCGTGCTGGTGGCGCCCGTGGCGGTGACGGCGGCGGCGTCGGCCGCCACCACCCTGACCGTGGCCCAGGCGCTCGCCGCCCAGGACGGTCGGACGGCCACCGTGACCGGCTACGTCATCGGCCAGCCGACCAGCAACACGACGGTACTCAGGTCCGGTTTCACCTCGGACACCGCGATCGCGATCGCCGACACGGCGGCCGAGACCGGGCCGAGCCGGATGCTCTACGTCCAGGTCACCACCGCCTACCGCAGCACGTTCGGGCTGCTCACCAACCCGGGCCTGCGGGGCCAGCGGGTCACCGCCACCGGCGCGCTCACCGCGTACTTCAGCCACGGCGGCCTGAAGAACCCGACGGCGATGACCCTCGGCGGCACCGCTCCCTCGCCGAGCCAGTCGCCGACCCCGGTCCCGACCACCACCCCGGTACCCGGCGGCGACTACGACTCCACCTACTACGCCAACGCGATCGGCAAGTCCGGCACGGCGCTGCGCAGTTCGCTGCACTCGATCGTCAAGGTGCAGACGAAGCTCTCCTACGACCAGGTGTGGGAGGCGCTGCGCGACACCGACCAGGACCCGGCGAACAGCAGCAACGTCATCCTGCTCTACACCGGTCGCTCCCAGAGCAAGACCAGCAACGGCGGCGGCGTCAACGACTGGAACCGCGAGCACGTCTGGGCCAAGTCGCACGGCGACTTCGGCACCGCGACCGGGCCGGGAACCGACGTGCACCACCTGCGGCCGACCGACGTCTCGGTCAACTCGACGCGCGGCAACAAGGACTTCGACAACGGCGGCAGCCCGGTAACCGAGGCGCCGGGCTGCTACACCGACGCCGACTCGTGGGAGCCGCGCAACGCCGTCAAGGGCGACGTGGCACGCATGATCATGTACATGGCGATCCGGTACGAGGGCACCGACGGCTGGCCGAATCTGGAACTGAACCAGTCCGTCAACAACGGCACCGCGCCGTACCACGGCAA encodes:
- a CDS encoding NAD(P)-dependent alcohol dehydrogenase, yielding MRALRLPGWKSEPELVEVDEPTPGPGQVVVKIGGAGACHSDLHLMHDFEAGAVPWNPPFTLGHENAGWVHALGDGVTGLTVGQPVAVYGPWGCGTCTRCRVGVDPYCENVAEAPVPGGGGGLGLDGGMAEYLLVPQARQVVPLPDGLDPVLAAPLTDAGLTPYHAIRRSWAKLGPTSTAVVIGVGGLGHVGVQILKATTAARVIAVDTREEALRLGEECGADLTMLSGADTAQEIRQATGGRGADVILDFVGADPTLALGAAAARTVGDLTIVGIGGGTLPVGFFSVPYEVSIQTTYWGSRPELIEVLELGARGLVKPKATTFSLDEAVDAYRKMADGTLEGRAVVVP
- a CDS encoding 2'-5' RNA ligase family protein yields the protein MVAALELYLDTDATRRIRVLWDALESEGVQSMRSLLEQRHRPHVSLAVAPRFDPERVAAALRGTVVAAPLRLSFEHAGQFVGRVLWLGPTPTVELLAHHARVHGRLAEAGIPLVEHYQPGRWVPHCTLSMRVPNVLMAAAVRRCLEVLPLEATVVGAALTDHARGISHPLP
- a CDS encoding S1 family peptidase, producing the protein MRRFPLALLLLAALLLGLSAPAHAAPTPTPADADADRAATALAQIRTTGTAWGIDPATGRMTLTVDDTVSARDVAALRATAARAGAVLRHEPGELRLLIAGGQAIYGGGGRCSLGANVRSGSTYYFVTAGHCTAAGATWYANSAQTTVLGSRVGSSFPGNDYGLVRYTSLVAHPSAVYTYPGLVTINGAGNAYVGQTVCRSGSTTGVRCGTVTGLNVTVNFADGAVTGLIRTNICAEPGDSGGPLYVPGTGVVLGILSGGSGNCTTGGTTYYQPIVEILAAYGVTIP
- a CDS encoding carbohydrate ABC transporter permease, with product MTATVERAVAAPVPASAPGGADRRAAAEESGRPLWQRVLFVVALVGAAVVFMLPFVWLIGASLRPREYVFSGGFLPTPFAPENYADAWQAVPMVTWLFNSVVVGTAAALAVTLSSAWVAFGFAYFRFPGRDVLFGLVLATMMLPFAVTMIPTYLIWTELRLTGTQVPLWAGNLFGSAFYIFLLRQFLLSLPREYFEAARVDGASYPQLFWKLAFPLIRPALLVAFIFEFKASWTDLMKPLIYLRDEELYTLPRGLKVVLDRFGYGGEQQWEIVLAGSVIATVPMLVLFFLAQRHFVEGIATTGRKG
- a CDS encoding carbohydrate ABC transporter permease, with protein sequence MATTTVPAPTGRRRRTPLARREARWAYLFLAPWIVGFLIFNAGPMIASAWLSLTEYDAINAPRYTGLDNYRELMADPMVARSLGNTVYYTLLHVPLVMAISLGLALLLKRVGRLQGFFRTVFYLPVMTPAVAVGILFLLLLNTQDGLINRGLALVGIDGPSWTTDPDWVMPGIVLMGLWSLGSTVIIYLAALQNVPRDLYEAASIDGAGGWARFRHVTLPMISGALFFTLIVNTISSLQMFTEVYTMYFGNRQTQGSFNSDAASFYVIHLFQEAFQFLHMGFASAMAWLLFVIILIITLVQVKLGNRFVYYEGDQP
- a CDS encoding extracellular solute-binding protein, whose product is MTRMVRAAALVGVLALAVSGCGGVGGDGDEGGGTATEGTLSTMGFGLSDEIATTRVDAFKRDNPGVDLKITEGAFDEQQFLSAVASGNPPDLVYMDRKLIGTYAKRGSIQPLTDCVDKQDIDMGQYRPAAKEQVTLDGTVYGVPEFSSVRVIYLNEALLRQKGLTVDDVDLANWAGLPALNARLATVSGGRLSRIGIDPKIPEFLPMWAKANGVDMLSADGTKANLADPKVVEALTTGVRLIQDQAGWGKFKSFRDTFDFFGAQNPLAKNQIVAWPMEEWFLNQAAKNTPKAELVVKPFVDRQGRPVTLSSGLAWVVPKGAKNPDAACAFMKKVTATDTWVAAAKARADARKAAGQPFTGVYTGNVAADKRIFDELYQPIGNKRFDDAVATIRSVQDAAFAMPASPAGAEFDKAWTDAVNRVLSGQAQPAEALARAQQEATAALDKASK
- a CDS encoding PIN domain-containing protein, with protein sequence MDHEDRIALFLDYENLALGARDHLGGVTFDFRPIADALAERGRVVVRRAYADWSYFDEDRRMLTRSHVELIEIPQRMGASRKNAADIKMAVDAVELAFERGYISTFVICTGDSDFTPLVHKLRELNKRVIGVGVENSTSALLPPACDEFLYYDRLEGVDIPPARVRRGRPARLPSPDVPRVEQEPEPEPEAPPAAEEAARDVDTLAVLVAQTVAGLQGSSSGEVTASTLKRTLLRKDPTFSESDYGFRTFGELLRHLAGHNVVELAEGPAKGDPEVSLPEHGDREVAFGLLGSVVADLVGDEGAVALSGLKNQLRRARPDFSEKKLGYRSFLQFCKAAATSGVIDLRWSPEADDYLLTPRAA
- a CDS encoding endonuclease, with the protein product MAFALAVVLVAPVAVTAAASAATTLTVAQALAAQDGRTATVTGYVIGQPTSNTTVLRSGFTSDTAIAIADTAAETGPSRMLYVQVTTAYRSTFGLLTNPGLRGQRVTATGALTAYFSHGGLKNPTAMTLGGTAPSPSQSPTPVPTTTPVPGGDYDSTYYANAIGKSGTALRSSLHSIVKVQTKLSYDQVWEALRDTDQDPANSSNVILLYTGRSQSKTSNGGGVNDWNREHVWAKSHGDFGTATGPGTDVHHLRPTDVSVNSTRGNKDFDNGGSPVTEAPGCYTDADSWEPRNAVKGDVARMIMYMAIRYEGTDGWPNLELNQSVNNGTAPYHGKMSVLLQWNQADPPDAFEKRRNQRIYERWQGNRNPFVDHPEWAGAIWG